AGGCTTTCGGGAAGAGCAGCTTGAGACCGAGGTTCGTCTGTCAAAGGCGGGAATTGCCGCCGATCTTGTCAACGAGGAACAAAAAAAGATGTATGATGCCGTGGTCATCGGCAAAAAAGATTTAAGCGTTATTGAAAGAATGATCGTCGGCTCTACTTCCACTGACGTATTGATAAAGAATCACGGATTGCCGGTGTGGATCATCAATGGCACGGTTCAGTCGCCCAGAATTCTGGTGCCGGTGGATTGCACGGCCCATACCCTGAATGCGGTTGATCATCTGGCTTTCATTCTGAAAGATAATCCGGTGGCGGAAATCACCCTTTTTCATTCCCGTTCTTTATTTGCAAGTGAATACATCACTCCCAGTGAACAGTTATATGATAAATGGGGCAAGGACTGGTGCGATAAACATCTGCAGGGTGAAAAGGAAGGTCACTTTCATTTCAGTGCCGCGGAACAGATCCTCAAAGAGGCAGGATTCCCCCTTGAACGGGTGACGCGGCTTGAAACCCATGAAGGCATAGAGCCCGGTCAGCAGATCGTCAAGCATGTCAAACATGACAAATTCGGCACCATTGTCATGGGCCGCCGCCACAAGGATGTCGGCAAGGGGATTTTTCAGGGTGTTTCTGACCGGGTGCTTGCCAATGTCAGCGATGTAGCCATCTGGATATTGGGGTAACTATCAGGCACAAAAAACATATAACTCGAAGGATAAAAATTCCCCCCTGATCTCAAATAATCTCTTCCAGTGTATCAGGATCAATCTTTTTCAGGGCGTATTCAATATCACGACGAAAATACTTGCTCCCCCATCTCTGTGCCAATAAGTCTTTGAGTATCGGCACGGCTTTCTTTGCCTTGGGACCTAATTTCGTGAGGCTTCCTACGGCATGTGTTTTGATGATGTTTTCATTGTTATCCGACAATAAGTCTATCATGGCATTGACAACCTCATCATCAGCAGAACCAATGGAACCAAGGGCGTCAATCGCCTCCAGGCGTACCCATTCATCTTCATCATTCAAGGTTTCGATAAGTGCCGGAGCGGCATCTTTGGCGTCAGCCCCTATCTTACCCAAGGCTTCAGCGGCATATTTACGAACAGTAGCGTCCATGTCTGAAAGTCTATGAATCAAAGGCTCCACCGCATAGATCGCGTTTGATCCGATCTCTCCCAATTCCCTGGCAGAGGTTGCTCGATATTGAGCATTGTCCGAAGTCAATGCCGCAAGCAAAACCGGTTTAAAGGAATTCAACCGGAGATCCAAAGTTTCCGGAAGAAAAGCATACGCCCTGGTATCTACAAAAGGATAGGCTTTTGTGCTGAGCGGGAGCGGCGGGTAATCCGGCATCAGTACTACCACCGGAACATACCCCCTGGCATTGACACGGAAGGT
Above is a genomic segment from Pseudomonadota bacterium containing:
- a CDS encoding HEAT repeat domain-containing protein codes for the protein MISCGKPVKAAGVMAEWWCYDSPDPHFGNYWVRVSATSDENGHYEIKKPHRRAGWFGGSFTFRVNARGYVPVVVLMPDYPPLPLSTKAYPFVDTRAYAFLPETLDLRLNSFKPVLLAALTSDNAQYRATSARELGEIGSNAIYAVEPLIHRLSDMDATVRKYAAEALGKIGADAKDAAPALIETLNDEDEWVRLEAIDALGSIGSADDEVVNAMIDLLSDNNENIIKTHAVGSLTKLGPKAKKAVPILKDLLAQRWGSKYFRRDIEYALKKIDPDTLEEII
- a CDS encoding universal stress protein, with product MNPNILVAIDSSNYYQNILHYLQLLLLKQPAIQFKLLSIVPCHMSLAGKEWLDQQELMSVIDASTRKKFNECTNHLHYVKQKFLESGFREEQLETEVRLSKAGIAADLVNEEQKKMYDAVVIGKKDLSVIERMIVGSTSTDVLIKNHGLPVWIINGTVQSPRILVPVDCTAHTLNAVDHLAFILKDNPVAEITLFHSRSLFASEYITPSEQLYDKWGKDWCDKHLQGEKEGHFHFSAAEQILKEAGFPLERVTRLETHEGIEPGQQIVKHVKHDKFGTIVMGRRHKDVGKGIFQGVSDRVLANVSDVAIWILG